A region of Gracilinanus agilis isolate LMUSP501 chromosome 3, AgileGrace, whole genome shotgun sequence DNA encodes the following proteins:
- the BCL9L gene encoding B-cell CLL/lymphoma 9-like protein translates to MHPENKLTNHGKTGNGGAQSQHQNVSQGPTCNLGSKGVGAGNHGAKANQISPSNSSLKNPQASVPPFGSLKGKVKRERSVSVDSGEQREAGTPSLDPEAKEVAPRSKRRCVLERKQPYSGDEWCSGPDSDDDDKPIGATHNCNVADPAMATTQLGPGPAPPPPLNESSAPGAPHGPPAGLRTEGPGGPGGPGKSAAQFVYVFTTHLANTAAEAVLQGRVDSILAYHQQNVPRAKLDQAPKVPPTSEPLPLSTASAGTPQSQPAPLPPPPPPPGSAPPALPASLPPEGPPEDAHRDLTPNSVGATSSNATGGTHPNTPTAATATNPLAPGGDPGGAPGGPALLGEGTPTGNGQRALTGSEGLSKEQLEHRERSLQTLRDIERLLLRSGETEPFLKAPPGAAGEGGPPAPAPPAPQQPPGPPPGGLKKYEEPLQSMISQTQSLGGPGLEHEVPGHHPGGDMGQQMNIMMQRLSQDSLTPEQVAWRKLQEEYYEEKRRKEEQIGLHGGRPLQEMMLSQGMGGMMVRGPPPPYHSKPGDQWPPGMGAQLRGPMDVQDPMQLRGGHPFPGPRFPGNQMQRVSGFGGMQSMPMEVPMNAMQRPVRPGMGWTEDLPPMGGPGNFVQGAVPYPGGQSEAERFMTPRAREELLRHQLLEKRTMGMQRPLGMAGNAMGQGMEMERMIQAHRQMEPTMFPGQMAGGEGLAGAPMSMEFGGSRGLLSPPMGQSGLRDVDAPMGPGNLNMNMNVNMNMNMNLNVQMTPQQQMLMSQKMRGPADMMGPQGLAPEELARVRAQNGSGMMGAPQKMLMPSQFPNQGQQGFSSGQGPYPAMPQDMGNAPDMFSPDQGSMPVGNLGTTRLSHMPLPPAPNPPPPAPMHPAPARGLGRRPSDLTISINQMGSPGMGHLKSPTLSQVHSPLVTSPSANLKSPQTPSQMVPLPSANPPGPLKSPQVLSSSLSVRSPTGSPSRLKSPSMAVPSPGWVPSPKTAMPSPGVNQNKQPSLNLNSSNTMSNLEQGALPPSGPRSSSSAPPANPPGGIMNPSLPFTSSPDPAPSQNPLSLMMSQMSKYAMPSSTPLYHNAIKTIATSDDELLPDRPMLPPGTMPGINTNQPNQLHLNSAAAQSPMGMNLPGQQPLSHEPPPAMLPSPNPMGSNIPLHPNAQGPGGPPPNSMMMPPGAPDSLNPSCGPMPNTSQMMSSNQLVFPPRLQQPHGAMPPGGGGGGGPGMQQHYPPGMPLPPEDLPSQPSGPMPPQQHLMGKGLAGRMGEPYPPGVLPGVASVLNDPELSEVIRPTPTGIPEFDLSRIIPSEKPSSTLQYFPKSENQPPKTQPPNLHLMNLQNMMAEQTPSRPPNIPGQQGVQRGLNMSMCHPGQMPLLGRTGVPPQQGMMPHGLHQGVMSPPQGLMAQQNFMLMKQRGVGGEVYSQPPHMLSPQGSLMGPPPQQNLMVSHPLRQRSVSLDSQMGYLPGPGNMANLPF, encoded by the exons ATGCACCCAGAAAATAAACTGACCAATCATGGCAAGACAGGGAATGGCGGGGCTCAGTCGCAGCATCAGAATGTGAGCCAAGGACCCACTTGTAACCTGGGCTCCAAGGGCGTGGGGGCAGGGAATCATGGGGCCAAGGCCAATCAGATCTCCCCCAGCAACTCCAGTCTGAAGAACCCCCAGGCATCTGTTCCTCCCTTTGGTTCACTCAAAGggaaggtgaagagggagaggagcGTGTCAGTGGACTCGGGGGAACAGCGGGAAGCTGGGACACCATCCCTGGACCCAGAGGCCAAAG AGGTGGCACCGAGGAGTAAGCGTCGCTGCGTGCTGGAGAGGAAGCAGCCCTACAGTGGGGACGAGTGGTGCTCGGGGCCAGACAGCGATGATGACGACAAACCCATTGGGGCCACCCATA ATTGTAACGTAGCAGACCCAGCCATGGCCACCACCCAGCTGGGCCCAGGTCCGGCTCCACCACCACCCCTCAATGAGAGTAGTGCCCCCGGAGCCCCGCACGGTCCCCCGGCTGGCCTTCGGACAGAGGGTCCTGGTGGTCCAGGAGGCCCAGGAAAGTCGGCCGCTCAGTTTGTCTATGTCTTCACTACCCACCTTGCGAACAC GGCGGCTGAGGCAGTATTGCAAGGCCGAGTTGACTCCATTCTGGCCTACCACCAGCAAAATGTACCCCGTGCCAAGCTTGACCAG GCTCCAAAGGTGCCACCTACGTCGGAACCACTTCCCTTGAGCACAGCCTCAGCCGGCACCCCACAGTCCCAGCCGGCCCCTCTACcaccccctccaccaccccctggCAGCGCCCCCCCAGCTCTtcctgcctccctgcctccagAGGGGCCACCTGAGGATGCACACAGGGATCTAACGCCCAACTCCGTGGGGGCcaccagtagcaatgcaacagGGGGAACCCACCCCAACACCCCTACGGCTGCCACTGCCACAAACCCTCTGGCCCCAGGGGGGGACCCTGGGGGTGCCCCTGGAGGCCCTGCCTTGCTAGGGGAGGGCACCCCCACGGGCAATGGGCAGCGAGCCCTGACTGGCTCTGAGGGCCTATCAAAGGAACAGCTGGAGCACCGGGAGCGCTCCTTACAGACACTACGGGACATCGAGCGGCTGCTGCTTCGGAGCGGGGAGACCGAACCCTTCCTCAAGGCCCCTCCAGGGGCCGCAGGCGAGGGGGGACCACCAGCACCGGCCCCCCCAGCACCCCAACAACCCCCGGGGCCCCCACCTGGAGGCCTGAAGAAATACGAGGAGCCCCTCCAGTCTATGATTTCCCAGACGCAGAGCCTCGGGGGTCCTGGGCTGGAGCACGAGGTACCAGGCCACCACCCAGGCGGCGACATGGGGCAGCAGATGAACATCATGATGCAGCGGCTGAGCCAGGACAGCCTGACGCCCGAACAGGTGGCCTGGCGTAAGCTGCAGGAGGAATATTACGAGGAGAAGCGACGGAAAGAGGAGCAAATTGGCCTCCACGGAGGACGGCCCCTGCAGGAGATGATGCTGTCCCAGGGCATGGGGGGCATGATGGTCCGGGGGCCCCCGCCTCCTTACCACAGCAAACCTGGGGACCAGTGGCCTCCGGGAATGGGGGCCCAGCTTCGGGGGCCCATGGACGTCCAGGACCCGATGCAGCTCCGGGGAGGGCACCCGTTTCCTGGACCCCGTTTCCCTGGCAACCAGATGCAACGGGTCTCTGGATTTGGAGGCATGCAAAGCATGCCTATGGAAGTGCCCATGAATGCCATGCAGAGGCCTGTGAGGCCAGGCATGGGCTGGACAGAAGACTTGCCCCCAATGGGGGGGCCAGGCAACTTTGTGCAGGGCGCCGTGCCCTATCCTGGCGGGCAGAGTGAGGCAGAGAGATTCATGACCCCCAGGGCCCGTGAGGAGCTGCTGCGGCACCAGCTGCTGGAGAAGCGGACGATGGGCATGCAGCGCCCGCTGGGCATGGCAGGCAATGCCATGGGGCAGGGCATGGAGATGGAGCGGATGATTCAGGCCCATCGACAGATGGAACCAACCATGTTCCCTGGGCAGATGGCAGGCGGGGAGGGCCTGGCAGGTGCCCCCATGAGCATGGAATTTGGGGGCAGCAGAGGTCTCCTGAGCCCTCCAATGGGGCAGTCTGGCCTGAGGGACGTGGATGCCCCCATGGGGCCCGGCAActtgaatatgaatatgaatgtcAACATGAACATGAACATGAATCTTAATGTGCAGATGACCCCTCAGCAGCAGATGTTGATGTCCCAAAAGATGCGGGGTCCTGCAGACATGATGGGCCCTCAAGGCCTGGCTCCTGAGGAGCTGGCCCGTGTCCGGGCCCAGAACGGCAGTGGCATGATGGGGGCACCCCAAAAGATGCTTATGCCTTCCCAGTTCCCCAATCAGGGCCAACAGGGCTTCTCCAGTGGGCAAGGACCCTACCCTGCCATGCCTCAAGACATGGGTAATGCCCCTGACATGTTCAGCCCTGATCAGGGCTCTATGCCTGTGGGCAATCTGGGTACCACACGGCTCAGTCACATGCCCCTTCCCCCAGCACCCAACCCTCCCCCTCCTGCCCCCATGCACCCGGCCCCAGCTAGAGGGCTGGGCCGACGGCCCTCGGACCTCACCATCAGTATTAACCAAATGGGCTCGCCAGGTATGGGTCACCTGAAGTCACCTACCCTTAGTCAGGTGCATTCGCCCTTGGTCACTTCACCTTCTGCCAACCTCAAGTCACCCCAGACACCCTCTCAGATGGTGCCTCTGCCTTCTGCTAACCCCCCAGGACCCCTCAAGTCTCCCCAGGTCCTCAGCTCTTCCCTCAGCGTCCGTTCACCTACTGGCTCACCCAGCCGGCTCAAGTCTCCCTCCATGGCAGTGCCCTCCCCAGGCTGGGTGCCCTCACCTAAGACGGCCATGCCGAGTCCAGGTGTCAACCAGAACAAGCAGCCATCTCTCAACTTGAACTCTTCCAATACCATGAGCAACCTGGAGCAAG GTGCCCTCCCTCCCAGCGGCCCTCGGAGTAGCTCCTCTGCCCCACCTGCCAATCCCCCCGGAGGCATCATGAACCCCAGCCTGCCTTTTACTTCTTCCCCAGATCCTGCCCCTTCCCAGAACCCTTTGTCGCTGATGATGTCTCAGATGTCCAAATATGCCATGCCCAGCTCCACTCCCCTATACCACAATGCCATCAAGACCATTGCCACCTCGGATGATGAGCTTCTGCCCGATAGGCCTATGCTTCCACCGGGGACCATGCCAG GGATCAACACCAATCAGCCCAACCAGTTGCACCTGAACTCGGCAGCTGCCCAGAGCCCCATGGGCATGAACCTGCCTGGCCAACAGCCCCTGTCTCACGAGCCCCCACCTGCCATGCTGCCCTCACCCAACCCAATGGGCTCCAACATTCCGCTGCACCCCAATGCACAGGGGCCTGGTGGTCCCCCGCCAAACTCCATGATGATGCCCCCTGGTGCCCCAGACTCCCTGAACCCCTCTTGTGGTCCCATGCCCAACACATCCCAAATGATGTCCTCTAACCAGCTGGTGTTTCCCCCTCGGCTGCAACAGCCCCATGGTGCCATGCCCCCTGGGGGAGGTGGCGGTGGGGGTCCTGGCATGCAGCAACATTATCCTCCTGGGATGCCCTTGCCCCCCGAGGACCTGCCTAGTCAACCATCAGGCCCCATGCCACCCCAGCAGCATCTGATGGGAAAGGGGCTGGCAGGGCGAATGGGCGAGCCATATCCTCCAGGAGTGCTACCAGGTGTGGCTTCAGTGCTGAATGACCCTGAGCTGAGCGAGGTGATCCGACCCACCCCAACAGGCATTCCTGAATTCGACCTGTCCCGGATCATCCCCTCGGAGAAACCCAGCAGCACCCTGCAATACTTCCCCAAAAGCGAGAACCAGCCTCCCAAAACTCAGCCCCCCAACCTCCACCTCATGAACCTTCAGAACATGATGGCTGAGCAGACCCCTTCCCGGCCCCCCAACATCCCAGGTCAGCAGGGTGTCCAGAGGGGTCTCAACATGTCCATGTGCCACCCCGGACAGATGCCCTTATTGGGCAGGACAGGTGTGCCCCCACAGCAAGGCATGATGCCCCATGGCCTCCATCAGGGGGTCATGTCCCCCCCTCAAGGCCTCATGGCTCAGCAGAATTTCATGCTGATGAAGCAGCGGGGTGTAGGGGGCGAAGTATACAGTCAACCCCCCCATATGCTCTCTCCCCAAGGCTCCCTAATGGGCCCTCCGCCCCAGCAGAACCTTATGGTGTCCCACCCTCTGCGGCAGCGCAGTGTGTCTTTGGACAGCCAGATGGGCTACCTCCCTGGTCCTGGCAACATGGCCAACCTACCCTTCTAG